In a genomic window of Lycium ferocissimum isolate CSIRO_LF1 chromosome 9, AGI_CSIRO_Lferr_CH_V1, whole genome shotgun sequence:
- the LOC132031353 gene encoding uncharacterized protein LOC132031353 isoform X3: MDTIVNLALEEICSHGDSGLHLSKLWPKLQPSVSNQGLKLCQNVKKVLWFNLIDIPGLKFESNGVNYTSTDNCVRELDQSERLDLKIVAPEHMCDGFIGIYDIDASDAKLNKHERRALSCLATVRGKGIAQNELGKDFKIKGNDMFYILRKLEKRGLIVRQPTILRIRDIAGEGDSKKGPVSTNMLYLSRYAKNLGSQQRLEITKGDNSLEDSEITDGEDENSVGVAEESLEVDLRVKDFLPELEAICDKLESAEGKVLAMADIKPELGYQGTKGHRRWRYILKKLKEAQVVKEDDVIVDGKEVKCLHLLKGFSPKHFEATMKKAKRGRISDLLLELPIEHQIYDMVDAEGERGLPFIQVCKRLGLSNKQHYNRLFDIINRFGIHMEPELMNKAKGYRLWTPGNHNPGASTITPNKPVADPSEISGCTPLGTHLEFQENSALTRQDVDASFPEGSGVANSQSVTTGIVPKASDSLVLDEKDESVPLHLKSSLDSTIKVSSATSDAELQIVSASSSYVAPAEALDLAVPTPSRRRSYPRYPCLTLEATSAKREQWILKLLEEEKFLVRSELYRRLQDLEKEKTTTTDRKTLDRCLNKLLQGGHCKLIVVYVPVLTNCNQSRRIQVVLHPSVSSVSAEQIHERFRSFETQIRTQSSSQSKKGESIPQLNDLARTHQSIKLNQAERAEAMRTNGFVLAKMVRAKLLHIYLWEYVNSLPGCDDVLSSFKHGHDLKNPHSTCKLIDLNAAIKAMPLELFLQVVGSTQKFEDTIEKCKNGFCLSDLPLLEYKHLMDIRATGRLSSLIDIIRRLKLIRLVCGGHPENTEDLPHTTLTHVLELKPYIEEPVCSVGSSHFSHCPDLRPQIRHDFVLSTIKAVEEYWNTLEYCYSASDRKAALHAFPGCTVNEVFLFRSWASVRVMTADQRAELLKRVINDGPQRKLSFKECEEIAKDLNLTFEQVLRVYHDKRQRRLTRFDRASDAGKAEIQPNQGTPALSSKKRKRPVRRKSSKHAEASTVVGQPHETLSEIVNEEQSSLPSTSCTRTRSLEGYDVQDDVEAAEESEVPEDDGIGRAFLDKYALSRAKPTRRGRFYWTDDVDRQLVIEYARHRASLGAKFNRVDWGKLPNLPAPPDACRRRMSSLRTSRQFRKSVMRLCNLLSQRYVDYLKKSQDKTLNHEGHQATECCCFKHTSHFLSQDPWDNFNDANIKSALDDALRCKKIAKSETLKDVQPFFDKCSDDKTDERHVSYGPQSVLPVSGGQYVENFAEKTEDSGIPLSSNRIGQKYVNLTIGSIPISKRLYESTAVANAAELFKLIFLCSSKSPLVPTLLAETLRRYSEHDLFAAFNYLRDKKVLIGGQTNNPFVLSQTFLNCIEFSPFPSDTGNRAAKFASWLCEREKELIAEGADLPTDLQCGDVFHLCALFASGELSIAPCLPDEGVGEVEDPRTSKRKYDDSEFSDGDRYKKLKTSTAGDGGELCSRRAKGFPGIRLCLRHATLSRIKTIDLLKDTDKYTRTLSVEEHQAADLGNVSFDTDDQVNELHDSGVPYTVVSPTESPWQAMTTYAERVCSFGSCSEQNSLVSPEMFRSVYSAIQMAGDQGLCMKDISKILKMQEKKLSESVVEVLEAFGRVLKVNAYDSIRVVDSLYRSKYFLTPVAAIHQDATLSPYEDSEARIDEESLTHNGEDHKDVELQKEMSGESDKVHKITILNLPKEVTEPSNEKQNINEAKGSQPTVASSPTRNHPEEPYELRSTGLHLGKPILPWLNGDGTTNERVYKGLVRRVLGIVMQNPGIKERNACSESSELQKFVKHNGSGQRHLCA; the protein is encoded by the exons ATGGATACCATTGTTAACTTGGCGCTCGAAGAAATATGTTCCCATGGCGATTCCGGTCTCCATCTCTCAAAGCTATGGCCAAAACTACAACCTTCAGTTTCCAATCAAGGACTTAAACTTTGTCAAAACGTCAAAAAAGTCCTTTGGTTTAACCTCATTGACATTCCAGGCCTCAAATTCGAATCTAATGGTGTTAATTACACCTCGACGGATAATTGTGTTCGTGAACTGGATCAAAGTGAGCGGTTAGATTTGAAAATCGTAGCGCCGGAGCATATGTGTGATGGTTTTATTGGAATTTATGATATTGATGCATCTGATGCTAAGCTTAATAAACATGAACGTCGTGCTCTTAGTTGCCTTGCTACTGTTAG AGGAAAAGGAATCGCACAAAATGAGCTTGGCAAAGACTTTAAGATTAAAggaaatgacatgttctacatATTGAGGAAGCTTGAAAAACGAGGATTGATTGTCAGACAGCCAACAATCCTTAGGATAAGAGACATAGCTGGAGAAGGGGACTCCAAAAAAGGTCCAGTTTCCACCAATATGCTCTATTTATCCCGCTACGCAAAGAATTTGGGTAGTCAACAAAGGCTTGAGATAACCAAGGGGGATAATTCCTTGGAGGATAGTGAGATCACTGATGGTGAAGATGAAAATAGTGTTGGTGTTGCTGAGGAATCTCTTGAAGTAGATCTGCGCGTAAAAGATTTTCTTCCGGAACTAGAAGCTATCTGTGATAAACTTGAAAGTGCTGAGGGAAAG GTCCTTGCTATGGCTGACATCAAGCCAGAACTTGGTTATCAAGGGACTAAGGGGCATAGGAGATGGAGATAT ATTCTCAAGAAGCTGAAGGAGGCTCAAGTGGTGAAGGAGGACGATGTCATAGTAGACGGGAAG GAGGTCAAGTGTCTACATTTGTTGAAGGGGTTTTCACCAAAGCATTTTGAAGCAACGATGAAAAAGGCCAAGAGAGGTCGTATATCGGACCTGCTTTTAGAGCTTCCTATTGAGCATCAGATTTACGATATGGTTGATGCTGAGGGAGAAAGAGGGTTGCCCTTCATTCAG GTATGCAAAAGGCTGGGACTAAGCAATAAACAACACTACAATCGGCTGTTTGATATCATTAATAGATTCGGAATACATATGGAGCCAGAACTCATGAACAAAGCCAAGGGTTACCGACTCTGGACGCCTGGAAACCATAATCCTGGAGCTTCAACTATCACTCCGAATAAACCAGTGGCAGACCCTTCAGAAATTTCTGGGTGCACTCCACTTGGAACacatttagaatttcaagaaaactcagcATTAACCAGACAAGATGTGGATGCTTCATTTCCTGAAGGTAGTGGTGTAGCTAATAGCCAAAGTGTAACCACAGGAATTGTACCAAAAGCTTCTGATAGTTTGGTGCTGGATGAAAAGGATGAATCTGTCCCACTTCATCTGAAGAGTTCACTGGACTCGACCATCAAGGTAAGCAGTGCCACTTCTGATGCAGAGTTACAGATAGTGAgtgcatcatcatcatatgttGCACCAGCGGAAGCACTGGATCTTGCTGTGCCAACACCTTCAAGACGCCGATCGTATCCGAGGTATCCCTGTCTCACGTTGGAGGCAACCAGTGCAAAAAGGGAGCAGTGGATACTTAAACTTCTAGAG GAGGAGAAGTTCCTGGTCAGATCAGAGCTATACAGACGGCTTCAGGATCTTGAGAAGGAGAAGACGACAACGACAGACAGAAAGACCTTAGATCGTTGTCTGAATAAGCTCTTGCAAGGAGGACATTGTAAACTTATCGTTGTTTATGTCCCTGTTCTAACAAATTGTAATCAGAGTCGTCGGATACAGGTGGTTCTGCACCCTTCAGTTTCTAGTGTATCTGCTGAACAGATTCATGAGAGATTCAGGTCTTTTGAGACACAAATCCGCACTCAATCCTCTTCTCAATCGAAAAAGGGAGAGTCAATTCCTCAACTGAATGATCTCGCCAGGACACATCAAAGCATAAAATTGAACCAAGCTGAGCGAGCTGAAGCTATGCGCACAAATGGATTTGTACTGGCCAAGATGGTTCGCGCAAAGCTTCTTCACATCTATCTGTGGGAATATGTAAACAGTTTGCCTGGTTGTGATGAtgttttgtcatcttttaaacaTGGCCATGACCTAAAAAATCCTCACAGTACATGTAAATTAATTGATTTAAATGCAGCTATTAAGGCCATGCCGCTTGAACTGTTCTTGCAAGTTGTTGGCTCTACTCAAAAGTTTGAGGATACGATCGAGAAATGTAAAAATGGGTTTTGCCTTTCTGATCTTCCTCTGCTGGAATACAAGCATCTGATGGATATCCGAGCAACTGGACGACTATCATCGTTGATTGACATCATACGACGTTTGAAG TTGATTAGACTTGTATGTGGTGGACATCCAGAAAACACTGAAGATCTCCCTCATACGACTCTGACTCATGTTTTGGAGCTTAAACCTTACATTGAAGAACCTGTTTGCTCAGTGGGTTCATCTCATTTTAGTCATTGTCCAGATCTTCGCCCTCAAATCAGACatgattttgttctttcaaCTATAAAAGCTGTTGAGGAATACTGGAACACTTTAGAGTATTGCTATTCTGCTAGTGACCGTAAAGCTGCTTTGCATGCATTCCCCGGCTGCACAGTTAATGAG GTATTTCTTTTCCGATCATGGGCCTCAGTCAGAGTTATGACGGCTGATCAGCGGGCTGAACTCCTTAAGCGTGTTATTAACGACGGTCCGCAGAGGAAACTTTCATTCAAGGAGTGTGAGGAGATTGCTAAAGATCTGAATTTGACTTTTGAGCAG GTCCTCCGTGTCTATCATGATAAGCGACAACGACGACTGACCAGATTTGATCGAGCTTCAGATGCTGGAAAGGCCGAAATTCAGCCGAATCAAGGTACACCTGCATTATcttcaaagaaaaggaaaagaccaGTAAGAAGAAAATCCTCAAAGCATGCAGAGGCTTCTACCGTGGTTGGACAGCCCCATGAGACGCTGAGCGAGATAGTCAATGAAGAACAAAGCTCTCTCCCATCTACTTCATGCACACGCACACGTAGCTTGGAGGGATATGACGTTCAAGATGACGTGGAAGCTGCTGAAGAATCAGAAGTACCTGAAGATGATGGAATAGGACGTGCTTTTCTTGATAAATATGCCTTGTCAAGAGCAAAGCCTACACGCAGGGGAAGGTTCTATTGGACAGATGATGTAGATAG GCAACTGGTTATCGAATATGCAAGACACCGAGCTTCTCTTGGAGCAAAATTCAATCGTGTAGACTGGGGAAAGCTTCCAAATCTTCCAGCACCACCTGATGCCTGCAGAAGGAGAATGTCTTCATTAAGAACAAGTCGACAGTTCAGAAAATCTGTTATGAGACTCTGTAATTTGCTTAGTCAGCGTTATGTGGATTATCTTAAAAAATCCCAAGATAAAACATTGAATCATGAGGGTCACCAAGCCACGGAATGTTGTTGTTTTAAACATACCTCACACTTCCTCTCTCAAGATCCATGGGATAACTTTAATGATGCCAATATAAAATCGGCCCTGGATGATGCTCTGCGGTGCAAAAAGATAGCCAAATCAGAGACCTTGAAGGATGTTCAACCTTTCTTTGATAAGTGCTCAGATGATAAAACTGATGAAAGACAT GTTTCTTATGGTCCTCAATCAGTTTTACCGGTTTCTGGTGGCcaatatgttgaaaattttgCTGAAAAGACTGAAGATTCTGGTATACCATTAAGCTCAAATAGGATCGGTCAGAAGTATGTGAATCTCACAATTGGTAGCATCCCCATCAGTAAACGATTATATGAATCAACAGCAGTTGCTAATGCTGCAGAGCTGTTTAAGCTCATCTTCCTCTGTAGCTCAAAATCTCCGCTTGTGCCAACCTTGCTTGCTGAAACTTTAAGGCGCTATTCTGAGCATGATCTCTTTGCTGCTTTCAACTACCTCAGGGACAAGAAAGTTTTG ATTGGGGGCCAGACCAATAATCCTTTTGTCCTTTCTCAAACCTTCTTGAATTGTATAGAATTTTCTCCATTCCCAAGTGATACCGGAAACAGAGCTGCTAAGTTTGCTAGCTGGCTTTGTGAAAGAGAGAAGGAACTGATTGCTGAGGGGGCGGATCTTCCAACGGATTTGCAGTGTGGAGATGTTTTCCACCTTTGTGCTCTGTTTGCTTCGGGAGAACTATCAATTGCACCATGCCTACCCGATGAAGGTGTTGGAGAGGTTGAGGACCCTCGGACATCTAAACGCAAATATGATGACAGTGAATTTTCTGACGGTGACAGGTATAAAAAGCTGAAAACTTCAACGGCTGGTGATGGTGGTGAGCTTTGCTCACGCCGTGCAAAAGGTTTTCCTGGAATAAGGTTGTGCTTGAGGCATGCTACACTTTCAAGAATAAAAACTATTGATTTACTCAAAGACACTGACAAATACACTCGCACACTATCTGTTGAAGAGCATCAAGCCGCTGATCTTGGCAATGTCTCATTCGACACAGATGACCAAGTAAATGAACTTCATGATAGTGGGGTCCCATATACTGTAGTTTCTCCTACTGAATCACCATGGCAAGCTATGACTACCTACGCTGAACGTGTGTGTTCCTTTGGTTCTTGCTCAGAACAGAACTCTCTGGTATCTCCAGAAATGTTTAGATCTGTTTATTCAGCTATCCAAATGGCTGGTGACCAAGGTTTATGCATGAAAGATATCTCGAAGATTCTAAAGATGCAGG aGAAAAAGCTTTCAGAATCTGTCGTCGAGGTGCTAGAAGCATTCGGACGAGTTTTGAAG GTCAATGCTTATGACTCTATTCGGGTGGTTGATTCTTTATATCGTTCCAAGTACTTTTTGACTCCAGTGGCTGCTATTCATCAAGATGCTACATTATCTCCTTACGAAGATTCTGAGGCTAGAATAGATGAGGAATCTCTTACACACAATGGAGAAGATCATAAAGATGTAGAGTTGCAGAAGGAAATGAGTGGGGAATCTGATAAGGTACACAAAATTACAATTCTTAATCTTCCTAAAGAGGTTACTGAACCTTCAAATGAAAAGCAAAACATCAATGAGGCCAAAGGTTCTCAGCCTACTGTAGCTAGTTCACCCACAAGAAATCATCCAGAAGAACCATATGAGCTCCGCTCTACTGGTTTGCATTTGGGTAAGCCAATATTGCCTTGGCTAAATGGTGATGGTACTACAAATGAACGTGTCTATAAGGGACTTGTACGGCGTGTTCTTGGCATAGTGATGCAAAATCCAGGAATAAAAGAG CGAAATGCATGTTCTGAGTCCTCAG AGTTGCAGAAGTTTGTTAAACATAATGGTTCTGGACAACGACATCTTTGCGCGTAA